The genomic stretch AGCCAGCAACAAGCAGCTGAGATGCTTTCAAGGATTGCAGTGAGCACCAAGCTGGATTTCCTGTACTGCCAAGTACCAGCAATTGGGCTGGAAAGCTGGGAATGGCTTTTGGAGGTGCTAGAGGAGAAAGAAGCTGTGACACTAGAGGTGGCAGTTCGCCAGCCCCAACATCATGGTCTACAGAAGCGACTCAGTGAGTTCAACCTGACAGCAATGGAGGCTATGCTGAGATTCTACACCAAAGTGCTGTTCGTCAGGGACCCTTTCCAGAGACTCATCTCTGCTTTCATGCATGGACTGGCAGATGGCCTAACTTTCAAAGAGTTCATCCAGAGCATTTTAAACAGAGGACCCCAGAATGCCAGCATGGAGTGGAAGCCACTGGTCAGCCTGTGCCGGCCATGCCTCATCCAGTATGACTATGTGATGATGTTTGGCTTCCTCAACAGAGAGGTGCATCACCTAATGCGTCGCATGGGGTTGCCAATGGATGTCCACCTGCCCGAGTTCACAGACTCCCAGATCTGGAGCACTTATAGCTGGTTATCAGAGCAGTTACTCAGTGAGCTGTCACTCAAAGAAAGGAGGCAGCTGGCCCACTTCTATCGCTGGGACTTTGCTGCCTTCCGGTTTTCTAGCAGTTTGCTTTGGGATCTCCCCAGTACTGAAGGAAGCAGATAATTACTCTGGCTCGGACAACAATTACAGAGAGTAGCCATCCAATGACAGTtctcaaatatgttaagggctgttataaagaaggcggtgatcaattgttctccctgtccactgaaggtaggacaagaagtaatgggcttagtctgcagggaaggagatttaggttagatattaggaaaaactttctaacaatTAAGGTAGTTAATGTCTGGAATAGGCTTCGAAGGGAGGTAGTGGAaccccccatcactggaggtttttaaaaccaggttggacaaatacctgtgagggatggtctaggtttacttggttctgtctcagcgcagggggctggacgtAATGACCActcaagctcccttccagccctacatttctttgattctGTTATTCTAAATGCAAATGCTTCGCAGTACAAGCTAATCACCAGCCGGGGTCAGGAGCCTGCAGAATAAGCAAAACAACTCGTTCTatgagagaaaaaaagggagaggCAACATTTGAACTGTGAGGCCCTCTGTGGGGAAAATGCGGACCGTGTTCCCATTCCTGGCATGTCCTGAAGGCAGCCTTGCACTAACCATAGCTCTGCTCTCTCTGTTCTACCATTACCCGTTTCCATTTTCATGGGCTCATATCCCTGCTGCTGCATTGGCTGGCCCAGAGAGACATGCTCCTCAAGGTGGCACAGTGGCTGCTCTCCCTAGAAGCTCTGGAAAGCATTGTGTGTCCTTTCATGGGTCTGGGCTTAATGGGCAAAATCTCAGAGAGCAGGGTCTGTAAGCACTCGCCATTTCACTCTGCTAGGTTACAGGTGCATTGCGCAGATGAACGACAGTTAGTGATACATTACTGTACACTCTGCCTTGTCTCAGCCATCTTGACATGTTGAGATGAATCAAGCATCAGCGCTTACCTTAAGAAATGCTTTTCATAACAACACAGCTAAGTGCTACTGTAAACCTCTCACTGCATAATGTGCACTTCTTGATTGAACATGAAAAGCAGTGGCTCTTATGCTGTCTTTAAAAGAGTGTGACCTCTCTCCAAAAGTCCTGCAATGCAGGTTACCATATGGTGCTGGAGCTACATGGATATTTATGCTCATTATTGGCTCAAAGAAGAAGAACTTGTAACAAGTGTGTGGCTGCCCATATGAAAACATGATCTGCTAaactacagcagtgcagcatgGGGAACTTTTTCTGCTTGTGAGGTTCTGAATGCCCTCAACTGCTTCTGAGGTCAATGGGCTATTGTGTAGTTTAATTAATAAATGTGTCAACCACTGAGCTTTTTAAATGGACGGTGCTATAAGAAGCACAAAAAGGTgaggctgtgtggcctagtggatagggcacatGCCTAGTACTCAGGAGACCTGATtactattcctagctctgcctctgacctgctggatgattgtgcttcagtttctcatctgtgaaatggggataatcttACTGACtcctttgtagagtgctttgagatctattgttgaaaaatgctatatatgaGCTTGGTATTAGTAAGATGGCATTACAAAGCTGTTAAAATGTCCATTATTAATGCACTAACGTCTAGAATAACATTTATATGTGTTTTTAGTCTGCGATAATGTCCAGTTAATGCAGAAATTCATACACATTCATGTGACAAAGGTACCAACAACAACAGTGCTAATTAAAAGAATATATGCGGTGTTGTGGTTGGATCAGTCCCAGGGtatcagtgcaaatatttgtaatcaaaaataatataaagtgagcactgcatactttgaattctgtgttgtaatagaaatcaatatatttgaaaatttagaaaaacatccaaaaatatttaatacatttcaatagGTATATTGTTGTTTGAacactgtgattaattgcaattaatttttttaattgttttgaattaatcgcatgagttaactgcagttAATCAACAGCCTGagtaaatttcctttttttccagACAGTCTATATGACAGCCTGTGACATACCAAGGTACAGTCCAGACTAATGTGTGGCTGtgtcaccccctgccctgcaactttgGGTGCCTTACCATGGCTTGCTGACATAGCTCCCACTTGGGCCACTCgtaaacagccttccagcatgaaAGCCACACCCTGAGTATCTCTGTGCAACTACAGCCTGGCAGCCACGCTTGGATTACACTCTGGTTCTCGCCAGCCTTGGTAatattgcagggtgaccccaacatacatttctgtggggggaaatctaagactggaggtatgtccagccctctcctgcaagTTATATGAAGTCTGTTATTTCTTGAAAAGGAATAATATGTCAACTTATTATTTCAAAAAGTTAGACACTtccattt from Lepidochelys kempii isolate rLepKem1 chromosome 3, rLepKem1.hap2, whole genome shotgun sequence encodes the following:
- the LOC140908824 gene encoding carbohydrate sulfotransferase 9-like; this encodes MAIGDLEAEMKDDLPLTFDTLLHVQQLRKKTLRSFCSKTAKVTKLPASQQQAAEMLSRIAVSTKLDFLYCQVPAIGLESWEWLLEVLEEKEAVTLEVAVRQPQHHGLQKRLSEFNLTAMEAMLRFYTKVLFVRDPFQRLISAFMHGLADGLTFKEFIQSILNRGPQNASMEWKPLVSLCRPCLIQYDYVMMFGFLNREVHHLMRRMGLPMDVHLPEFTDSQIWSTYSWLSEQLLSELSLKERRQLAHFYRWDFAAFRFSSSLLWDLPSTEGSR